One genomic window of Choristoneura fumiferana chromosome 14, NRCan_CFum_1, whole genome shotgun sequence includes the following:
- the LOC141434616 gene encoding uncharacterized protein — MKLILLAFFVGVAFAAPTPLENPSGEPVEVVVNGLADGEPLEIGHIVDVKVKQVVDGEVVVASNPLHPFTAQGLAEIAEAEAATAAEAEAAAEAEDVAVIDLPVAPEVPEPEIPAVIVLPEPTNPIVVPEPIELPEPVAPIVVPEPIELPEPVAPVVVPEPIELPEPIETVVVPEPIVLPEPVAPEIIVPEPAEEVPAPAPQLDGEIFNDGTVSLTVNGPQDPGVYETLSSWVNVLLNYVNSGVQYTQQLI, encoded by the coding sequence ATGAAACTAATTCTGTTGGCTTTTTTCGTCGGCGTGGCGTTTGCCGCCCCCACACCTTTGGAAAACCCCTCGGGTGAGCCCGTGGAGGTGGTCGTCAATGGCCTGGCCGACGGCGAGCCCCTGGAAATTGGACACATCGTCGACGTGAAAGTGAAGCAAGTAGTTGACGGCGAGGTGGTTGTAGCCAGCAACCCGCTCCACCCTTTCACGGCGCAGGGCTTGGCTGAGATCGCAGAAGCTGAAGCCGCTACCGCTGCCGAAGCCGAAGCTGCCGCCGAGGCCGAAGATGTCGCTGTCATCGACTTGCCTGTTGCTCCTGAAGTTCCCGAGCCTGAGATTCCAGCAGTCATTGTGTTGCCTGAACCCACTAATCCCATTGTTGTGCCCGAGCCCATCGAGTTGCCTGAGCCTGTCGCTCCTATCGTCGTGCCTGAACCCATCGAACTGCCTGAGCCTGTTGCTCCTGTCGTCGTGCCTGAACCCATCGAATTGCCTGAGCCGATCGAGACTGTTGTGGTGCCCGAGCCCATCGTGCTACCTGAGCCCGTCGCCCCTGAGATCATTGTCCCCGAGCCTGCAGAAGAGGTTCCCGCTCCCGCTCCCCAACTAGACGGTGAGATTTTCAACGACGGAACCGTCTCTTTGACCGTCAACGGACCCCAAGACCCCGGTGTGTACGAAACCCTCTCATCCTGGGTCAACGTTTTGCTGAACTACGTTAACAGCGGAGTCCAGTACACTCAGCAACTCATTTAA
- the LOC141434834 gene encoding uncharacterized protein: protein MTVPTVTIDELSKGIQDPVTNATAKKVLEGILNDFMDLQYGKETPYTTGKQVIPTGATIEDVDKSIADDTTEKPFKDVFTKISNTFKSGDLTPQSANDGSWDPKLTPVLVLVTPKK from the coding sequence ATGACCGTCCCGACAGTGACAATCGATGAACTATCCAAGGGTATCCAGGACCCAGTCACCAACGCAACCGCGAAGAAGGTTCTGGAAGGGATTTTAAACGACTTCATGGACCTGCAGTATGGAAAGGAAACCCCTTACACTACTGGGAAGCAGGTCATACCTACTGGCGCGACAATTGAAGACGTAGACAAGTCTATTGCCGATGATACCACTGAGAAACCTTTTAAGGATGTCTTTACTAAGATATCAAATACCTTTAAGAGCGGAGACCTCACTCCTCAGTCAGCAAATGATGGTTCCTGGGACCCCAAGTTGACACCGGTTCTAGTGCTTGTAACTCCTAagaagtaa
- the LOC141434835 gene encoding uncharacterized protein — protein sequence MKFLAVFAALVAISAAAPTTSWTLNDLSQAIQSPATPAAVLPYLEHALNQMMDAIFAGHQVDSIAIPTPAGLLPVEAVSPVVVMPAEVDLTPVAPAPVPAPVVPAPVVTAPVADAASPLVQIIVNIKSQESAVIPEAVQEPQPVPAPVVVPEPVVVVEHPEAVYEPQPLPAPTPIEIGPAPAPVVVPEPVVIAPEPVVVAPEVPAPIVIAPAPIEIPNPIDVIAVGAPDFNPIDLLQPVPVNVAGPMI from the exons ATGAAATTCCTCGCTGTATTCGCTGCCCTCGTGGCCATTTCGGCCGCCGCTCCCACCACCTCGTGGACCCTGAATGACCTGTCCCAGGCCATCCAGAGCCCGGCCACCCCTGCTGCCGTCCTGCCCTACCTCGAACATGCTCTGAACCAAATGATGGACGCCATCTTCGCCGGACACCAAGTT GACTCCATTGCCATCCCGACGCCCGCTGGTCTCCTCCCCGTTGAGGCTGTGTCTCCCGTGGTCGTGATGCCTGCTGAAGTGGACCTCACCCCCGTGGCCCCCGCCCCTGTGCCCGCCCCCGTCGTACCCGCTCCCGTCGTGACCGCCCCCGTCGCCGACGCCGCCAGCCCTCTGGTCCAGATCATCGTCAACATCAAGAGCCAGGAGTCCGCC GTGATCCCTGAGGCCGTTCAGGAGCCCCAGCCCGTGCCAGCCCCCGTGGTGGTACCCGAGCCCGTGGTCGTCGTGGAGCACCCCGAGGCAGTGTACGAGCCTCAGCCCCTGCCCGCCCCCACCCCCATCGAGATCGGGCCCGCGCCCGCACCCGTGGTCGTCCCTGAACCCGTTGTGATTGCTCCCGAGCCCGTCGTGGTCGCCCCTGAGGTGCCCGCTCCCATCGTGATCGCCCCCGCTCCCATCGAGATCCCCAACCCCATCGATGTGATCGCCGTCGGCGCTCCCGACTTCAACCCTATCGACCTCCTCCAGCCTGTCCCCGTCAACGTTGCTGGACCCATGATCTAA